Proteins encoded in a region of the Pseudopipra pipra isolate bDixPip1 chromosome 18, bDixPip1.hap1, whole genome shotgun sequence genome:
- the BRI3BP gene encoding BRI3-binding protein: MAAARRALLSLLLLLLLLWGSAGPGAEAARGRGGDRQNSLRRAASGLYQGVSGLFGEDNVRALQKFFSRLTERFVNGVDVLMDTFWRIWTDLLDVLGIDASNLTHYFSPAAIANNPTRALLLIGAILLAYWFLSLFLGFFFYLLHMLFGRFFWIARVALFTLSCVYILQKYEGDPEHAVLPLCFVVAVYFMTGPVGFYWRRNNNSSLEEKMDHLESQIRLLSIRLSRVIENLDRGSEQ; encoded by the exons atggcggcggcgcggcgggcgctgctctcgctgctgctgctgctgctgctgctctggggctcGGCGGGACCCGGCGCCGAGGCCGCTCGGGGCCGCGGCGGCGACCGCCAGAACAGCCTCCGCCGCGCCGCCAGCGGCCTCTACCAGGGCGTCAGCGGCCTCTTCGGCGAGGACAACGTGCGGGCCCTGCAGAAG tttttctCAAGGTTGACAGAGAGGTTTGTGAATGGGGTGGATGTATTAATGGACACATTCTGGAGAATATGGACTGATTTGTTAGATGTTCTTGGAATTGATG cCTCCAACCTGACTCATTATTTCAGCCCAGCAGCAATTGCCAACAACCCGACCCGTGCCCTCCTGCTGATCGGTGCCATTTTACTTGCCTATTGGTTTCTATCTCTCTTCCTTGGATTCTTCTTCTATCTCCTGCACATGCTGTTTGGTCGGTTTTTCTGGATTGCGAGGGTTGCCCTGTTCACCCTGTCGTGCGTGTACATCCTCCAGAAGTACGAGGGCGATCCGGAACACGCCGTCCTGCCGCTCTGCTTCGTCGTCGCCGTTTACTTCATGACGGGGCCGGTTGGATTTTACTGGAGaagaaacaacaacagcagCCTGGAGGAGAAGATGGACCACCTGGAGAGTCAGATCAGACTGCTGAGCATCCGCCTTTCCAGGGTGATTGAGAACCTGGACAGGGGCAGCGAGCAATGA